One genomic segment of Linepithema humile isolate Giens D197 chromosome 5, Lhum_UNIL_v1.0, whole genome shotgun sequence includes these proteins:
- the LOC105676093 gene encoding short-chain dehydrogenase/reductase family 16C member 6-like, translated as MVLYDSMLLLAEIFALFFKIPYYICKGVYKLFAPVKRKSVADEIVLVTGAGHGIGKELAIGYALLGATVICWDINEETNEQTKNEIKEMGKDSVYAYRCDITDREEVSRVAEKVKKEVGDITILINNAGVATIKTCLNHSNDEITRIINVNFIAHYWTLRAFLPSMIEKNHGHIVAVSSLLALVTSMYTTVYSPTKSAVRILMNSLSEELRLSSKGKSLIKFTTIFPALVFNALPFKPIMRFPSLIPSLSPKQAASLIIDAQRQNCREKSLPSHFLLLLTLMGYLPNKVQQRLKDFVGMSAEPDD; from the exons ATGGTGCTATATGATAGCATGCTTCTTTTAGCAGAAATATTCGcgctttttttcaaaattcccTATTACATTTGCAAGggtgtatataaattatttgctcCTGTGAAGAGAAAAAGTGTGGCTGATGAAATTGTTTTG GTAACAGGCGCGGGTCACGGCATAGGAAAAGAACTAGCAATCGGTTATGCCTTGTTGGGAGCCACGGTAATATGTTGGGACATTAATGAAGAAACCAATGAACAGACAAAAAACGAGATCAAAGAAATGGGAAAAGACTCCGTATATGCATATCG ATGCGATATAACAGACAGAGAAGAAGTCTCTAGGGTAGccgaaaaagtgaaaaaagaaGTGGGCGACATCACTATTCTAATCAATAATGCAGGCGTAGCAACGATAAAAACATGTTTAAACCATAGCAATGATGAAATTACGAGaatcataaatgtaaattttatcgcgcATTATTGG ACATTGCGTGCATTCTTACCAAGTATGATTGAAAAGAACCATGGTCACATCGTCGCAGTCTCATCACTATTAGCACTTGTAACATCAATGTATACGACAGTTTACTCTCCTACAAAATCCGCAGTCAGAA TACTTATGAACAGCCTCAGTGAAGAGTTGCGTTTGTCTAGTAAAGGAAAATCTTTGATTAAATTCACTACCATTTTCCCAGCTCTAGTGTTTAATGCATTGCCGTTCAAGCCAATAATGAG ATTTCCGAGTTTAATACCTTCACTATCACCAAAACAAGCTGCTTCATTAATAATCGATGCGCAAAGACAAAATTGCAGGGAAAAGAGTCTACCTTCTCATTTCCTACTATTATTGACGCTAATGGG atATCTTCCCAACAAGGTACAACAACGCTTAAAAGATTTCGTTGGTATGAGTGCCGAACcagatgattaa